The segment TTCGAAATCCATTTTACGGACGCTCGGCGCCTGCGCATCAATCGGTTTCAAATCCCTCTTTTTACGTTTCATTTGGACGGTCATAGGTGTCTCCCAGTCAGCACGTCGACTTTTGTAGCGGTTACTATAACCTATGTTCGGAAAGGTCGCCCGCCGATCTCGGAAAATCCTAGCTAATTCCGAAATCGATAAGGATTATTGGAAAAATTTTTCCGATGATCCGCGGATCCCACCGGAAGCAATGGATGATTTTGGCAAGAATTCTGTGCCGTAAAAGGAGAGGTAAAAAGAGAGTAAAGATAAAGGAGGAGAATGCAAGGGCGAAAAGGCTTTACGACAATGAATACGGCAAAATACTGGTCGCTACCGGGGGATTAGCTCAGCTGGTTAGAGCGCTACCTTGACATGGTAGAGGTCACTGGTTCGATCCCAGTATCTCCCACCACCCCGCAAATTTTCTATAATCGGCTCTCTACTATGGAAAGCCGATATCCTGAAAAAGTTTACTTTCCGATTTGTTCCGTGAACATAAAGCTAGTTGCGGGCATTTTAAAACCGATCACGTTCGCCAAATCCTTTTTAATTTGTTCCCGAACGTTCGGCTCATGTTCGATCAGCAATGCTTCTCTAAGGGAGAATTCTCCCGCTTTCAAATCCACTTCTCCGACCGCCATCGAGGCTCTGTAACGAACCATAGGCGATTCATCCTTTAAAAAGGAACAGAGGTCGTAGAACTTTTGATTCGCAATTCTATTGATTGAAACAATCGCATTTAAAATGGCAACTTTCACGAATGAATTTTTTTCTTTATCGAGAGCCGCATTTAGCTGGGGAAGCGTTTCTTTCCGATTCAAATTTTTCAATCCGTCCGCCGCCGATGCGCGAACATAGAAATTAGAATGGCTCAATCCGGAAACGATAATATCTTCGCTTTCTTTTAAATATGGAAGAAGTCCGATGCTTCTAAGTACCTCCCCCACGGAAATCGTCAGGTTATATCCTTCGGGAGAACTGAAACTCGGAATATCCGTTTCCTGAACGAGAGGAGAGATTCGTTTAAATTCCTCCATAAGCTCGGGAGCGGCGATATCCAATTCCATCGCACCCAACGCTTGAGCGACCGCAAATTTAAGTGTGGGAGAATTTTCCTCCGATTTGGGAACTTTCGGATTCCCTTTAAGTGCATTCAAGAGAGGTCGGACGGCAAGTTTGCTTTTAACGAATTTTAGATAATCGGCGGCTTGGATTTTTTCCTCCAAGCTACCGCTCTCTAAATTATGAATTTGTTCGAAGAATAATTTATCCAATTTATCATGGATTGGTTCCTTTGCCGAAACAGCTGAGGAAACGAATAAAAATACACCTAGGAATAGGCTTGAAATTCTGGAAACGGACATGGCCCCCCCTTTCCCCTAAAATATCGGTTTTCGGGTCCCCCGTCTTAACCCACTAGGGCCTAAGAAAGAAGAATCAGAGAGAGTCTTTGTCTCGAACCCTTTCTGCAATCTTCCGAATTTTCTCCGAAAAGTCCTCCACCGCCAATTCCTTTTCGCCGCCTTCTTCCAATTCTCGACCCACTTTTTTGAGATCTTCTTGGATTTGTTCTCGGTTTTCGCTGGCTCTTTGAGCTAAGTGCGTGAGGAGGTCCTCTCTATAACTTTTGACTTCTTCCAGTTTTAATTCCCCTAGAGC is part of the Leptospira broomii serovar Hurstbridge str. 5399 genome and harbors:
- a CDS encoding HEAT repeat domain-containing protein produces the protein MSVSRISSLFLGVFLFVSSAVSAKEPIHDKLDKLFFEQIHNLESGSLEEKIQAADYLKFVKSKLAVRPLLNALKGNPKVPKSEENSPTLKFAVAQALGAMELDIAAPELMEEFKRISPLVQETDIPSFSSPEGYNLTISVGEVLRSIGLLPYLKESEDIIVSGLSHSNFYVRASAADGLKNLNRKETLPQLNAALDKEKNSFVKVAILNAIVSINRIANQKFYDLCSFLKDESPMVRYRASMAVGEVDLKAGEFSLREALLIEHEPNVREQIKKDLANVIGFKMPATSFMFTEQIGK